The following coding sequences lie in one Mucilaginibacter sp. KACC 22773 genomic window:
- a CDS encoding Gfo/Idh/MocA family protein, protein MIKWGIIGCGRIAQRFMQGFAAVDGVALVASYSRRAVTVDDFVSKYGGIACYSIDDLLASDIDAVYIATLPDSHAAYSIAALKAGKHVLCEKPTTVNLAELDEVLEVVKATGLLFMEGMKPPFYPLYTKLKEYLATDPIGSAGYVRAGSAVADCPPDHPNYSLELVGGSLMGIGIYEAFLAIDWLGDLQEVQTMGRFGQTGIDMFAIFQTMHKGGYSQLYAGFDLHGKGDALIAGPLGHVTIHKNWWNPARATIDYLDGRSVEINEPFTAGGLNYELEHFCSLIRSGLTESPIIPHQVSRQMIDMIDRARAQVGLKYPCEK, encoded by the coding sequence GTTGATGGTGTGGCGTTGGTGGCATCGTACTCAAGGCGTGCCGTTACGGTTGATGATTTTGTAAGCAAGTATGGGGGGATTGCCTGCTATAGCATTGACGATTTGCTGGCAAGTGATATTGATGCCGTTTATATTGCAACCCTACCAGACAGCCACGCCGCATACAGCATTGCTGCCCTTAAGGCGGGGAAGCACGTGCTTTGCGAGAAACCGACAACGGTAAACTTAGCCGAACTTGATGAGGTTTTGGAAGTGGTTAAGGCGACAGGCTTACTATTTATGGAGGGAATGAAACCGCCCTTCTATCCTTTATATACCAAACTTAAAGAATACCTGGCAACAGATCCCATCGGATCTGCCGGTTACGTACGTGCCGGGTCGGCTGTTGCCGATTGCCCGCCCGATCATCCAAATTATAGCCTTGAACTTGTTGGCGGCAGTTTGATGGGTATAGGTATTTATGAAGCTTTTTTGGCGATAGACTGGCTTGGCGATTTGCAGGAAGTACAAACAATGGGCCGATTTGGGCAAACGGGTATTGATATGTTTGCCATATTCCAGACGATGCACAAGGGTGGGTATTCACAGTTATACGCGGGTTTCGATTTGCATGGTAAGGGCGATGCGCTGATAGCTGGTCCGCTTGGGCATGTTACAATTCACAAAAACTGGTGGAACCCGGCGAGGGCTACCATTGATTATTTGGATGGCCGTTCGGTTGAAATTAATGAACCTTTTACTGCGGGAGGTTTGAACTACGAACTGGAACACTTTTGTAGTTTGATACGGAGCGGACTAACAGAAAGCCCGATCATCCCACATCAAGTGTCGCGCCAGATGATTGATATGATAGATAGGGCACGGGCGCAGGTGGGGTTGAAATATCCTTGTGAAAAATAG
- a CDS encoding metallophosphoesterase family protein yields the protein MSTRRNFIGTSLTGMAALTLLPAVNSFANTDNGYLRKRNSKLKLRFALVSDIHYGQPGTDFAANTGNMVRWLNQDHDKNHLDMVIINGDLVHNRPDLLPEIKSQYFDKLSVPYHTIPGNHDFADASVWKNSFGYEDKYIVEFGDIGFVLANTADTKGTYICPDNVFIKAALDKFTDKKIVLVVLHIPPINWNKNDVFVDCPETIELLHKYPNVKAAFHGHDHLLDGVRYTGNKFPHFFDSHIGGNWGTDYKGYRIVEIDEQNAIYTYQVNASQNPVLNSNKF from the coding sequence ATGAGCACACGCAGAAACTTCATAGGCACAAGCCTTACCGGCATGGCGGCTTTAACTTTATTACCGGCCGTTAACTCATTCGCCAATACAGACAACGGCTATCTGCGCAAGCGTAATAGCAAACTTAAACTGCGCTTCGCTCTCGTGTCCGACATTCACTACGGCCAGCCCGGCACTGATTTTGCCGCCAACACGGGCAATATGGTTAGATGGCTAAACCAGGATCACGATAAAAATCATTTGGATATGGTGATTATAAACGGCGATTTGGTACATAACCGACCCGATCTGCTGCCCGAAATTAAATCACAATATTTTGATAAATTGAGTGTGCCCTATCATACCATCCCGGGCAACCATGACTTTGCCGATGCCTCGGTTTGGAAAAACAGTTTTGGTTACGAAGATAAGTACATCGTTGAGTTTGGCGACATCGGTTTTGTACTGGCCAATACTGCCGATACCAAGGGAACCTACATTTGCCCCGACAATGTATTTATAAAAGCTGCCCTTGATAAGTTTACCGATAAAAAAATTGTATTAGTTGTGCTGCACATCCCGCCGATAAATTGGAATAAAAACGATGTGTTTGTGGATTGCCCCGAAACTATCGAATTACTTCATAAATATCCCAACGTAAAAGCCGCTTTTCACGGGCACGACCATTTACTGGATGGCGTGCGTTACACGGGCAACAAATTCCCGCATTTTTTCGACTCCCATATTGGCGGCAACTGGGGTACCGACTATAAGGGATACCGGATAGTGGAGATTGATGAGCAAAACGCTATTTATACCTACCAGGTAAATGCCAGCCAAAACCCGGTGCTGAATTCAAATAAATTTTAA
- a CDS encoding alkaline phosphatase family protein has protein sequence MQKRTPLLLFFSLLCLATVTLNAQTRVKKAVFIIADGIPADVIEKLNTPNLKLIAAQGTYLRAHVGGEKGGYSQTPTISANGYNSLLTATWVNKHNVWGNDIKAPNYNYWNIFRMFKNAYPNKKTAIFSSWTDNRTKLIGDNLPEAGNIHPDYAYDGYELDTVKFPHDKAGNYMHLIDEQVASSAATCIKDKAPDLSWVYLEYTDDMGHRYGDSPQYYDAIEKMDAQVGRIWQAMQYRQKNFKEDWVIFVTTDHGRDEQTGKGHGGQSTRQRSTWMVTSYRPLNNYAKYYTPGIVDITPSINSFLNVKVPEAQLREVDGISLIGAVSVAQPEANLVQGLLDVSWKAMDGKGKVKIWVAAANNYKEGKADEYKLLAEVPVTTEHALIDVKNMPSNFYKVVIEGELNTLNRWVIVK, from the coding sequence ATGCAAAAGCGTACTCCATTATTATTATTCTTTAGCCTGCTTTGCCTGGCGACCGTTACCCTAAACGCCCAAACGCGTGTAAAAAAAGCTGTATTTATTATTGCCGACGGCATTCCCGCCGATGTTATCGAAAAACTAAATACGCCCAATCTTAAACTAATAGCCGCCCAGGGTACTTATTTACGGGCTCATGTTGGAGGCGAAAAAGGCGGCTACTCACAAACACCTACTATATCTGCCAACGGCTACAACAGTTTGCTTACCGCTACATGGGTTAATAAGCACAACGTTTGGGGCAACGACATTAAAGCGCCTAACTACAATTACTGGAACATTTTCCGGATGTTTAAAAATGCCTATCCCAATAAAAAGACTGCCATATTTTCAAGCTGGACAGATAACCGCACCAAACTCATTGGCGATAACCTGCCCGAAGCCGGCAACATCCACCCGGATTATGCTTACGATGGCTACGAATTGGATACCGTTAAATTCCCGCACGATAAAGCCGGTAATTACATGCACCTGATAGACGAGCAGGTAGCATCATCGGCAGCAACTTGTATAAAAGATAAAGCGCCCGATTTGTCATGGGTATACCTGGAATACACCGATGATATGGGCCACCGTTATGGCGATAGCCCGCAATATTATGACGCGATAGAAAAAATGGATGCCCAGGTTGGCCGCATTTGGCAGGCTATGCAATATCGCCAAAAAAACTTTAAAGAGGACTGGGTGATATTTGTAACTACCGACCATGGCCGCGATGAGCAAACCGGTAAAGGCCATGGCGGCCAAAGCACCCGCCAGCGCAGCACCTGGATGGTAACCAGCTACAGGCCTTTAAACAATTACGCTAAGTATTATACACCCGGTATTGTGGATATTACCCCATCCATCAATAGCTTTTTAAATGTAAAAGTCCCTGAAGCACAATTGCGCGAGGTAGATGGAATTTCGCTCATTGGCGCGGTATCTGTGGCCCAGCCCGAAGCCAATTTAGTTCAGGGTTTGCTTGATGTAAGCTGGAAGGCCATGGACGGCAAAGGCAAAGTAAAAATATGGGTAGCCGCCGCCAATAATTATAAAGAAGGCAAAGCCGATGAATATAAATTATTGGCTGAAGTCCCGGTTACCACCGAACATGCTTTAATCGATGTAAAAAACATGCCATCTAACTTCTACAAGGTTGTTATTGAAGGCGAATTGAATACGCTTAACCGCTGGGTGATTGTGAAATAA